In Fusobacterium hwasookii, a single window of DNA contains:
- a CDS encoding ABC transporter permease, whose translation MKIFTLTNKILSFLLIIIFWFILSKIYPPVVVPSVSQVWESIKVILLDTTLLKEILTTIIRLFIGFSFGLVFSIVFSLIITHSKFLGDIFYPIIEFLQVVPPISWLILAILWLGLNGKPAILIVSISIFCIMTISLVNSINNIDKKLLEVADVFHLTKFKKWKYIIVPSLYPAFETALIVCLGTGVKLVVMAEVLTIDSGIGGQITNARINIETEMVIAWSVIIVGIYFILGGIVKCLKKCQWIRRFWYRSLLAKDIMKN comes from the coding sequence ATGAAAATCTTTACATTAACAAATAAAATATTAAGTTTTTTACTTATTATTATATTTTGGTTTATATTAAGTAAAATATATCCACCGGTCGTAGTTCCAAGTGTGAGTCAAGTTTGGGAAAGTATTAAAGTAATTCTTTTAGATACAACATTACTAAAAGAAATTTTAACAACAATTATTAGACTATTCATTGGTTTCAGTTTTGGTCTAGTATTTTCTATAGTTTTTAGCCTTATTATAACTCATTCAAAATTTTTAGGAGATATTTTTTACCCAATAATTGAATTTTTACAGGTAGTTCCACCAATAAGTTGGTTAATTTTAGCTATACTATGGTTAGGTTTAAATGGAAAGCCAGCTATTTTAATTGTTTCAATTTCTATATTCTGTATTATGACTATATCTCTAGTAAATTCAATAAATAATATAGATAAAAAATTACTAGAAGTGGCAGATGTTTTTCATTTAACAAAGTTTAAAAAATGGAAATATATTATAGTTCCTTCACTTTATCCAGCATTTGAAACAGCCCTTATAGTATGCCTTGGAACAGGAGTAAAACTTGTAGTTATGGCAGAAGTGTTAACAATAGATAGTGGGATTGGTGGACAAATAACTAATGCAAGGATAAATATAGAGACAGAAATGGTAATTGCTTGGTCAGTTATAATAGTAGGAATTTATTTTATTTTGGGAGGTATAGTAAAGTGTCTGAAAAAATGTCAATG
- a CDS encoding ABC transporter substrate-binding protein: MKKLSVLFLSLFLTLNVFAVEQIYVGAPKAPPVLPVLRMMETNALGKEYKIDIKVWNSPEILIAMVQGKEAQFFAFPLTVVSKLYNKGLDVKLMNVNTWGVASFISKDPSVKSWKDLKGKTIYIGLKSSPPDVYTHYFLDKEGLKEKTDYNVIYANKAEIINLVISGKADNAVTIEPDTTAVLSKNKNFKIIANFEEEWQKYKGDKSSIPTAGFGVIGEVAKKDPELVKKFNEEYAKALQWVKENPEEAGKLAKEKLGMDAEVVKKSIPKMGLNFVHAQDAKKTLNEYYKIMKDYDPKNIGGKVPDENLYINK, from the coding sequence ATGAAAAAATTAAGTGTTTTATTTTTAAGTTTATTTTTAACATTAAATGTATTTGCAGTAGAACAAATATATGTTGGAGCACCAAAAGCACCACCTGTTTTACCAGTTCTTAGAATGATGGAAACAAATGCTTTAGGAAAAGAGTATAAAATTGATATTAAGGTATGGAATAGTCCTGAAATTTTAATAGCTATGGTACAAGGTAAAGAAGCACAATTTTTTGCATTTCCTTTAACTGTGGTTTCAAAATTATATAATAAAGGTTTAGATGTAAAATTAATGAATGTTAATACTTGGGGAGTTGCCTCTTTCATAAGTAAAGACCCTTCAGTAAAAAGTTGGAAAGATTTAAAGGGTAAAACTATTTATATAGGATTAAAATCTTCTCCACCTGATGTCTATACACACTATTTTTTAGATAAAGAAGGTCTAAAAGAAAAGACAGACTATAATGTTATTTATGCAAATAAAGCAGAAATTATAAATTTAGTAATTAGTGGTAAAGCTGATAATGCTGTTACAATAGAACCAGATACAACAGCTGTTTTATCTAAAAATAAAAATTTTAAAATAATAGCTAATTTTGAAGAAGAATGGCAAAAGTATAAAGGGGATAAAAGTTCAATACCTACTGCTGGATTTGGAGTTATTGGGGAAGTTGCAAAAAAAGACCCTGAATTAGTTAAAAAATTTAATGAAGAATATGCAAAAGCTTTACAATGGGTAAAAGAAAATCCAGAGGAAGCTGGAAAACTTGCAAAAGAAAAATTAGGAATGGATGCAGAAGTTGTTAAAAAATCTATACCAAAAATGGGATTAAATTTTGTTCATGCACAAGATGCTAAAAAGACTTTAAATGAATATTATAAAATTATGAAAGATTATGATCCAAAAAATATTGGAGGAAAAGTTCCAGATGAAAATCTTTACATTAACAAATAA